The Bacteroidia bacterium genomic interval CTTCAGGAATAACCAACACTTCTCCGTAATGAAAATTGAAGGTTCTGGCAATATCTCTGGTCATTTCCAAATGTTGCTGTTGGTCTTTTCCAACCGGAACTACGTTGGCATCATACAACAAAATATCGGAAGCCATTAAAACCGGATAGGTAAACAAGCCTGCATTTACATCACTCAATCGCTCAGACTTATCTTTAAAAGAGTGCGCATTAGCAAGCATTGGAAATGGCGTGAAACAATTCAAATACCAGGTTAATTCGCAAACCTCAGCCATATCACTTTGGCGATACAGCGTATTTTTCTCCGTATCAAAACCAAAGGCCAACCAGGCAGCAGCAACGGCTCTTACATTTCTTTTTCTAAGTTCAGCATCCTTAATGGTGGTTAAAGAATGTAAATCGGCAATAAATAAAAAGGCATCATTGGCGGGGTCGTTGCTCATTTCAATAGCAGGTCGGATAGCTCCCAAAATATTTCCCAGATGAGGGATACCTGTACTTTGAATTCCGGTTAAAACACGTGGCATGGCTTAAGATTGAGCGCAAAAATAACCAATACCTATTACAAATCTGAAATAGACCAATGTTACATGGCAATTGGCTTAGTAAACTGCTTAATTAGTTAGCTAAAGAAACTCGGCATTTCTTTTCAAACCCAACCATCCTGTTCTTTTAACGGCAGATTTAGAAAAAAATCGACTAAAAACCTCCTCCGTTATCTCTTTCCAACCCTCATATTCCAGCATATCCTCTTTTGGTAAGAAACGAGGCTCGTTGTGTGGTTTCGAAAAGCGATTCCAGGGGCAAACATCCTGGCAGGTATCGCATCCAAACATCCAGTCGTCGAATTTACCTTTCCATTCAACCGGAATAGCTTCTTTTAATTCAATGGTAAAGTAAGAAATACATTTACTGCCATCTACCACCTGCGGTTGAATAATGGCTTGGGTAGGACAGGCATCAATACATCGGGTACAAGTACCGCAATAATCCTTTATTGGTCCGTCGGGCTCCAGTTCCAGGTCTATGATTAATTCGGCAATGAAAAAGAAAGAACCCTGTTGCTTGGTAATCAGGTTGGAATTTTTTCCAATCCATCCTAAACCGGATTTTTGAGCCCAGGCTTTATCCATAACAGGAGCCGAATCAACAAAAACCCTCCCCCCCACTTCGCCAATCTCCTCCCGTATCAAACTTAAGAACTCGAACAATTTATCCTTAATTACCATATGATAATCTTCACCATAGGCATACTTAGAAATTTTATGGTTAGAGGATTGTTGTTTTTGATCCGGAAAATAATTAAGCAACAGAGAAACAACAGATTTAGCACCTGGCACAAGCAAACGAGGATCAAGTCTAAGATCAAAATAATTGGCCATGTAAGCCATTTTTCCATGGTAATTATTTGATAACCAAGCTTCTAATCTAGGGGCTTCCTCTTTTAAAAACTCTGCTTTAGAAATACCAACATAATCGAAACCAAGGCGTTTGGCAATGGCTTTAATTTGAACAGAATGTTGGAATTGTTTCATAAAAAACGGAAA includes:
- the queG gene encoding tRNA epoxyqueuosine(34) reductase QueG, producing MKQFQHSVQIKAIAKRLGFDYVGISKAEFLKEEAPRLEAWLSNNYHGKMAYMANYFDLRLDPRLLVPGAKSVVSLLLNYFPDQKQQSSNHKISKYAYGEDYHMVIKDKLFEFLSLIREEIGEVGGRVFVDSAPVMDKAWAQKSGLGWIGKNSNLITKQQGSFFFIAELIIDLELEPDGPIKDYCGTCTRCIDACPTQAIIQPQVVDGSKCISYFTIELKEAIPVEWKGKFDDWMFGCDTCQDVCPWNRFSKPHNEPRFLPKEDMLEYEGWKEITEEVFSRFFSKSAVKRTGWLGLKRNAEFL
- the trpS gene encoding tryptophan--tRNA ligase, with amino-acid sequence MPRVLTGIQSTGIPHLGNILGAIRPAIEMSNDPANDAFLFIADLHSLTTIKDAELRKRNVRAVAAAWLAFGFDTEKNTLYRQSDMAEVCELTWYLNCFTPFPMLANAHSFKDKSERLSDVNAGLFTYPVLMASDILLYDANVVPVGKDQQQHLEMTRDIARTFNFHYGEVLVIPEAKIQEEVMIVPGTDGQKMSKSYGNTIDIFLPEKELLKVVKSIQTDSTPLEEPKNPDTCNVYNLYKLVAEPSQVADIRAKYQAGGFGYGHAKQALFEVLVEKFQEERKIYTHLMANPDEIDEQLKIGAVKARKIAITVLGKVKEKLGY